A window of Streptomyces sp. NBC_00878 genomic DNA:
CGATCCTGCACTGGTGTCTATGGGGGTCGTAGACGGCGTACACGCAGGTGGCGATGGACTCGTCCAGGCCCCCGGTGGTCTTGTCGAGGTGTTCGAGAAGCCGGGCGGGGTCGAGGTCGAGCGAGGCCAGGGTGCTCGTCGCGGTACGCAGCCGGCCCATGGTCGCGGCGGCGTTGATACCGCTGCCCATCACATCACCCACGACGAGCGCGGTCTTGTCGCAGTCCAGCGGGATGACGTCGAACCAGTCGCCGCCCACCTCACCGGCCGCACCCGCGGGCTGGTAACGGGAGGCGACCTCCAGCCCGGCGGTCGTGCTCGGGAGGCTGGGCAGCAGGCTGCGCTGCAAGGTGATGGCGGTGTTGCGGGCGTTCTGGTACCAACGGGCGTTGTCGATCTGCACGGCCGCACGGGCCGCCAGCTCCCGGGCCAGCGCGAGATCGTCGTCGCCGAAGGGCACCGGGTTGCGGGTCCGTTTGAGATCCAGGGCACCGAGTACCTCGCCGCGCGCGATCAACGGCACCGCCAGATACGAATGGACGCCTGCCCGGTCCAGGAGTACGGCAGCCCCGGGGGCCTGGGCGATACGGGGCAGGTCCTCGTCCTTCACCTGCGACACCATGACCGGCAGGCCCGTGCGTATGCACTGGGCGACGAGGCAGTCGGCGTCGTACCGGGCCACCTGACCGGGAGGGGCGACCCCGTCGGAGGCCTCGACGGCGGCGTGATCGGCCTTGACCGCCAGCGTGCGGATCAGCGTGGGCTCCGTGGGACCGAGGTCGCTTCGGCGGCCCTCCACCACCGCCTCCAGCAGGTCCACGGACGCGATGTCGGCGAGCTCCGGCACGGCGACATCGGCCAGTTCACAGGCGGTGCGGTCCAGTTCCAGCGTGGTGCCGATGCGGGCGGAGGCGTCGGCGATGACCGTGAGGCGACGTCGCGCGGCCTCCGCCTCGATCGTCGAGCGGTGCCGCTCGGTCACGTCGACGACCGAAACGGCGACCCCCAGCACGGTGTCCAGGGAGTCCTCCAGCCGGTAGTACGACGCCGACCAGGCATGATCCTCGTCCGGATCGGCCGGGGTCCGGCCGACCGTGGACTGTTCGACGACAGGGAGGCCGGTGTCGAGGACCTGGCGCGCCGTGGACTCGATGGCGTCGACGTCCAGGAACGGCAGGGCCTCGCGGATCGTCCGGCCGACGTGCTCCGCGGCGGGGATGCCGTTTATCCGCTCCAGGGCCGGGTTGACCGACACGTACCGCAGGTCCCTGTCCAGGACCGCCAGCCCTATCGGCGACTGCGAGACCATCCGTACGGACAGTGCCACATCCCGTTCCAGGCGGTGCACGGTCGACTGGTCGGCCGCGAGCCCCAGGGCGTAGACGCCGCCGCGGTCGTCCAGGAGCCGCATGTTCCGGAACTCCACGAGCCGCGTGGTGCCGTCCTTGTGCCGGACGGGAAAGCCGCCCGCCCAGCTCCGGCCGGTCTCCATGACATCGCTGAACAGCTTGACGACCAGGTCGACGTGCTGCTCGTGCACCATCAGCCGGGCCGCGAACTGCCCCAGCGCCTCCGCTGCCGGGTAGCCGAACAACTCCTCGGCCTGCGGGCTCCACAGCACGACGCGCCCCTCGGTGTCCAGCACCACCGAGGCCACGCCCAGCACGTCCAGCAGCCCGCTCGGCTCCAACGTCCCGCGGACCCGCTCGTCGTCGTCGGACACGGGTATTCCGGCTGCGCTCATTGCAGGCACCGCTTTCGCCCGTCCACGCGGCACGCCGTTCCCTGTGCCGACTGTCCCCTGTTCTACCGTGCTCACCGTTTCCTCCGGTGCCGTTCTGGTCTGCCTTCACCATCTCCCAACACAGCGGTGGTTGTCCGGCGAAGACGCTACGGCGATGGCGCGGAGATCATGGCACGGTGGCGCCGCGCCCCGGCGTGGGCCACCCCTCAGGCACTGTGATCAGGGGGCTCAGGCGTCACAGTCGTTTCCGGCCGCGGGCAAAAGATCATGGGCCGTGGAACCTCGGGGTGGGCCGCCGAACCTCCGAGACCGGGCAGAACGGCCTCCGCGAGGGCGTTTTCGCACTCGGTGGGGTCAGGGGGCGACCGTCAGGGTCGCCCAGACCGCGTGGCCCCCGGTGAGCGTGGAACGCTCGACTCCCCAGGTCTCGGCGAGGTGCTCCACGAGAAGCAGCCCGCGGCCGTTCTCGTCGTCGGGGCCCGGGTCGCGCCGGGGCAGCAGACGGCACGTGCGGTCCTGATCGTGCACCTCCAAGCGGAGGCCGCCGTCCGCGATGAGCCCGACGCCGCACAGAATCCGCGTACTGACCGTGTGCAGTACGGCGTTCGTGGCCAGCTCGGACAGGAGCAGCACGGCGTCCTCACGCACCTCGCGGGGCAGGCGCCACGCGGTGAGCCGCTCGTCCATCGCCTTGCGCGCGACCTTGACGCTGGTGCGGTGCGCGGGCAGATCGAGCCAGTGGGCGGTGTCCGGGCTCGTGGAGCCTAAGAGTCGGGGGGAGGGAGTCGTGTGGGGGGACACGGTGGTTGCCTTCCAACGGGGACGAGCGCTGGGCGAGTGGGGGATCGCAGCCTTCGGCTCCGTCCGGAGGGGTGGTCCGGCGGCCTGTGGTCCGAACGCCGGGGACGCCAACTCCACAGGGCGTGGCGGGTGTTGACGGAAGTACGCGTGCGTTCGGAGGGATCGCTCACGGAACTAACTATGCTCGTAGCCGAGTTCACGCTGCAACTGTCTCCTTGATAATTTCAGCAAGGCGGTATCTGTCTGGTGCCGCCAGCAAGTCGCTGTCAGACTCGTCCGGGTGACAGTTCCTCAGGAGGTAGGGCGTGAGTGACGCTCGTTCGGGCGCGGGTACCAGCGCACCCACCGTTCTCCGCATGATCCTGGGCAAGCGACTGCGGGTACTGCGGCAGGGCGCGGGAGTGTCGCTGGAGGACGCGGCGAAGGCCCTGCACGTGAAGCCGCTGACCATCCGCCGCCTGGAGAAGGCGGAGGTCGCCCTCAAGACCCTCTACGTCGAGAAACTGCTCCAGACCTACGGCGCCGCCCAGCAGGAGGTCGACGAGTTCGTCACCCTGGCCGAGCGGGCCAACGAGCCCGGCTGGTGGTACGCGTACCGCGATGTGGTGCCCGAGTGGTTCAGCGCCTACGTGAGCCTGGAGACCGGCGCCAAGATGTTGCGCACGTACGAGCCGCACTACGTCACCGGGCTGCTGCAGACGTACGACTACGCGCGCGCGGTGCTGCGGGGAGGCTTTCCCAACGAGAACGACGAGGGCCTGGCGCGGCGGATCGATCTGCGGCTGCGTCGGCAGAGCCTGCTGGAGAGACCCGACGCGCCCACCCTGTGGGTCGTGATGGAGGAGACCGTACTGCACCGGGTGGTGGGCGGTGCCGAGGTGATGCGGGAGCAGATCGAGCGGCTCCTGGAGGCCTCGGAGCTGGAGCATGTGAGCGTCGACGTCGTGCCGTTCACGGCGGGGTCCCATGTCGGGGCCTGCGCCCCCTTCACCTACTTCCGGTTCGAGGAGCGGGAGTTGCCGGACATCGTCTACAGCGAGATCCTCTCCGCCTCCGTGTACCTGGACCAGCGCTCCGACGTCGCCGGTCATCTGGAGGCACACAACCGGATGTCCTTGCTGACCTCGTCCGCGGACAGCAAGGCCCTGTTGAACCGCATGCGCAAGGAGTACTCATGAGCACCACCGACGGAATTGCGTACAACGGAAGCGTGTACAACGGAATGCCCGCTTCGGAACTCGGCGAGCAGGGCTGGGAGCGTCCGTGGAGCGGCCCCAACGGAGGCCAGTGCGTGGAGACGAAGCAACTCGCCGACGGCCGGGTGGCGATGCGGCAGTCGACGGATCCCGCCGGTCCTGCGCTGATCTACACCTCGCAGGAGATCGCCGAGTTCGTCGTCGGCGTCAAGAAGGGCCTCGCCGACCATCTGACGACCGGCTGACCGCACCACGAACGGAACACCTCGGGCCCGCCCTGGCTGCGACCTGCCCGGCACGCCGACGCACACCCCTGAAAGGGACAGAATGAGCACCTCCCACGCCGCGCGGGACATCGACACCAGCAGGCCGCACTCCGCCCGCATGTACGACTACTACCTGGGCGGCAAGGACCACTTCGACATCGACAAGCGGGCGGCGGAGACGGTCGCGGAGGCCTATCCCGGCATCTTCGTGTGCGCCCGGGAGAACCGGTCCTTCATGCACCGGGCCACCCGGGTCCTCGCACGGGAGCACGGCATCCGCCAGTGGCTCGACATAGGCACCGGCATCCCCACCGAGCCGAACCTCCACCAGGTCGCCCAGTCGGTGGTCCCCGAGGCCAGGGTGGTGTACGCCGACAACGACCCCCTCGTCCTCAAGTACGCCGAGCGCCTGATGCGCAGCACACCCCAGGGCCGCACCACGTACGTCCAGGCGGACGTCAACGACCCCGAATCGCTCCTGAACGCCCCCGAGTTGGCAGAAGTACTGGACCTGGCCCAGCCCGTGGCGCTGTCCCTGAACGCCCTCATGCACTTCGTCACCGACGCCCAGGACCCGTACGCGATCGTCGGCCGTCTGCTGGACGCCCTCCCCTCGGGCAGCGCCCTGGCCCTGAGCCACTGCACGCCCGACTTCGACCCGCCGACCTGGGCGAAGGTCACCGCGATCTACACGGGCGCCGGCACGCCCGTGCGGTTCCGCTCCCGGCAGGACGTCGCCCGCTTCTTCGACGGCCTCGACCTGCTCGACCCCGGCATCTCCGTCGGCCACCGCTGGCGCCCCGACGCGCGGCAGGAACACGTGGCCACGGAGCGGCAGCCGACGGACGCCGAGGTCAGCCTGTGGACCGGGGTGGGCGTCAAGCCGTAGCCCGGCGGTGCCGCCGCCACTCGGTCCGGGTGAGTTCGTACTCCACCTCGCCGTGCTCGGAGCCCGCGAGCGCGTCCGGCCAGTCCTGGGTGAAGGTCCGGACGAAGGACAGGCCCGCCTTCTCCATCACTCGCCGGGACCCGGTGTTGACCGTCATGGTGTTCGCGGTCACCCGCTCGACTCCGAGGTCGGTGAAGCCCTTGTCGATCAGGGCCCGCGACCCCTCGGTGGCGTAGCCGCAGCCCCGAGATGCCTTGTTGAGCCGGTAGCCGAGTTCGACGACGGCCGGGCTGTCCTCGGCCGTGGGTCGGAATTCGAACCAGCCGAGGAACAGCCCGGTGGCCTTCTCCTCGGCTGCCCAGTAGCCGCGCGTTCCCAGGCACGGGTGGTCGTGCAGGAGCCGCGGCAGGGTCCGTTCCCGGATCTCCTCGCGGGTCACCGGCCGGCCACCGTTGATGAACCGCATGACGTCGGGGTCGCCGTCCAGCGCGAGCAGGTGGTCGACGTCGGCGACGGTGAACGGCCGCAGCACCAGCCGGTCGGTCTCCAGGAAGATGCCCATGCCGTGATGTTCACCGGCGTCGGACGGGCCCGCCAGCGGATTTCAGGAAACCTTGCCCTCGACGGCTTTGAGGAGGTCGGCCCGTGAAGGTCCGGGCGGTGCGTGCTGCTCGATCTCGGGGATGAGCCGGGCGACCGCGTCGGCGAGGGCCGGAGCGCGCAGCAACTCGCGGGCGCCGGGCAGCGCTGCAGGCTCATGGCGAGCCCGCGTCCCACGGTCGGGGTGGTGAAGATGACCGGGCGGCTGCTGCGCCGGACGTGGTCGAAGAAGGCGGGGCCGGTGATGCCGCCGTCGAAGATGCGTGCCACGTGGGCCCCGGTGTCCTGCGCCAGTTGCTCGGCGTAGGCGTTCCAGGACGACCAGGAGGTGGTGTCGTCGTCGAGAAGGACGACGGTGTCCTGAGCGGCCACGTCGCTGGTGTCGTCGCCGGTCGCGACGGCGTAGAGCCGGTCGGCGCCGATGAGCCGGGCCTCCAGGCCGTGCCGTTTCAGGTCCTCGGACCGCACCCAGCACACGGCGAGGTCCAGGCTGCCGTCGGCGACCCGGGCGGCCTGGGTGTGGGAGGGCGCGATCCACGCGTCGATGTGGAGCTGGGCCACGGCGGAGGTGCGGGCGGTCAGGTCCGCCGGAAGCCAGTTGACGTAACCGAGCCGCACCGGATCCGATCCAGACAGCCGACGGGCGCGGTGCTGGAGGTCGTCGGCCCGTTCCAGCAGGGCGCGGGTGTGGGGAGCAGGGCGGTACCGGCCGCGGTGAGGGACACCGAACGGCGGTCACGGTCGAAGAGACGCACCCCCAGATCGCGTTCGAGTGCCTTGATCTGCTGCGACAAAGACGGGCCGGCGATCAGTAGCCGCTCGGCGGCCCGGCCGAAGTTCAGCTCCTCGGCGACCGCCACGAAATACCGCAGTTGACGCAACTCCACGCCCGTCGTCGTAGAGGAGGAACTCCACACGAAGGTGCTCGGCACGCTGCCGCTGCGCCCGTGGATGACCCTCACCGTCACCGCTCTCCAGTCCCACCCCAACGACCCGGGCGGGACCGACGCCACGCCGTGACGGCTCGACACGCGCCACGACTTCCGTTGGCGGCTACCGCCACTGTGCACCCGTCTGTGCAGGGAGCCTGGAACCAGCGGGCGTGCGGCGTACGTTGGGACGCCATGCGGATCACGAAATACACCCATGCATGTGTGCGGCTCGAACACGAAGGCCGGGTGCTGGTCATCGATCCCGGGACGTGGAGCGAGCCGGCGGCCTTGAGGGGCGCGGACGCCGTGCTGGTGACGCACGAGCACGCCGATCACATCGACGTCCTTCGGCTGGCCGGGCTCGGCGTGCCGGTGTACGCCCCGGCCGACGCGCACATTCCGCGGCCGGCGACCATCGGGGTGTCCTCCGGCACCGAGTTCACCGCCGCGGGTTTCCGAGTACGAGCGGTCGGCGGGCGTCACGCGTTCATCCACGACGGTCAACCGGACTGCGCGAATCTCGGCTACGTCATCGACGAGGCGGTCTACCATCCCGGTGACTCGCTCCACGTCCCTGGGCAGCCGATCGAGACGCTCCTGGTCCCGGCCCAGGGATCGTGGATGAAGACGGCGGAGGCCATCAGCTTCGTCAAGGCGATCGAACCGCAGAGGGCGTTCCCGATACACGACGCCCAGATCAACCATCGTGGCCTCAGCAGCGTGAACGGCTGGCTCGCCGAGTCGACCGACTGCGGCTACCGCTAT
This region includes:
- a CDS encoding helix-turn-helix transcriptional regulator, which produces MSDARSGAGTSAPTVLRMILGKRLRVLRQGAGVSLEDAAKALHVKPLTIRRLEKAEVALKTLYVEKLLQTYGAAQQEVDEFVTLAERANEPGWWYAYRDVVPEWFSAYVSLETGAKMLRTYEPHYVTGLLQTYDYARAVLRGGFPNENDEGLARRIDLRLRRQSLLERPDAPTLWVVMEETVLHRVVGGAEVMREQIERLLEASELEHVSVDVVPFTAGSHVGACAPFTYFRFEERELPDIVYSEILSASVYLDQRSDVAGHLEAHNRMSLLTSSADSKALLNRMRKEYS
- a CDS encoding DUF397 domain-containing protein; the encoded protein is MSTTDGIAYNGSVYNGMPASELGEQGWERPWSGPNGGQCVETKQLADGRVAMRQSTDPAGPALIYTSQEIAEFVVGVKKGLADHLTTG
- a CDS encoding GNAT family N-acetyltransferase, producing the protein MGIFLETDRLVLRPFTVADVDHLLALDGDPDVMRFINGGRPVTREEIRERTLPRLLHDHPCLGTRGYWAAEEKATGLFLGWFEFRPTAEDSPAVVELGYRLNKASRGCGYATEGSRALIDKGFTDLGVERVTANTMTVNTGSRRVMEKAGLSFVRTFTQDWPDALAGSEHGEVEYELTRTEWRRHRRATA
- a CDS encoding MBL fold metallo-hydrolase — protein: MRITKYTHACVRLEHEGRVLVIDPGTWSEPAALRGADAVLVTHEHADHIDVLRLAGLGVPVYAPADAHIPRPATIGVSSGTEFTAAGFRVRAVGGRHAFIHDGQPDCANLGYVIDEAVYHPGDSLHVPGQPIETLLVPAQGSWMKTAEAISFVKAIEPQRAFPIHDAQINHRGLSSVNGWLAESTDCGYRYLAPGDSL
- a CDS encoding ATP-binding protein; the encoded protein is MSPHTTPSPRLLGSTSPDTAHWLDLPAHRTSVKVARKAMDERLTAWRLPREVREDAVLLLSELATNAVLHTVSTRILCGVGLIADGGLRLEVHDQDRTCRLLPRRDPGPDDENGRGLLLVEHLAETWGVERSTLTGGHAVWATLTVAP
- a CDS encoding SAM-dependent methyltransferase, with the protein product MSTSHAARDIDTSRPHSARMYDYYLGGKDHFDIDKRAAETVAEAYPGIFVCARENRSFMHRATRVLAREHGIRQWLDIGTGIPTEPNLHQVAQSVVPEARVVYADNDPLVLKYAERLMRSTPQGRTTYVQADVNDPESLLNAPELAEVLDLAQPVALSLNALMHFVTDAQDPYAIVGRLLDALPSGSALALSHCTPDFDPPTWAKVTAIYTGAGTPVRFRSRQDVARFFDGLDLLDPGISVGHRWRPDARQEHVATERQPTDAEVSLWTGVGVKP
- a CDS encoding SpoIIE family protein phosphatase, whose amino-acid sequence is MSAAGIPVSDDDERVRGTLEPSGLLDVLGVASVVLDTEGRVVLWSPQAEELFGYPAAEALGQFAARLMVHEQHVDLVVKLFSDVMETGRSWAGGFPVRHKDGTTRLVEFRNMRLLDDRGGVYALGLAADQSTVHRLERDVALSVRMVSQSPIGLAVLDRDLRYVSVNPALERINGIPAAEHVGRTIREALPFLDVDAIESTARQVLDTGLPVVEQSTVGRTPADPDEDHAWSASYYRLEDSLDTVLGVAVSVVDVTERHRSTIEAEAARRRLTVIADASARIGTTLELDRTACELADVAVPELADIASVDLLEAVVEGRRSDLGPTEPTLIRTLAVKADHAAVEASDGVAPPGQVARYDADCLVAQCIRTGLPVMVSQVKDEDLPRIAQAPGAAVLLDRAGVHSYLAVPLIARGEVLGALDLKRTRNPVPFGDDDLALARELAARAAVQIDNARWYQNARNTAITLQRSLLPSLPSTTAGLEVASRYQPAGAAGEVGGDWFDVIPLDCDKTALVVGDVMGSGINAAATMGRLRTATSTLASLDLDPARLLEHLDKTTGGLDESIATCVYAVYDPHRHQCRIANAGHLPPARIRVGHPPELLELPTGAPLGVGGVAFSTITVDFDPGDQLVFYTDGLVETRRHDLDDRLDTLLGLLDDPAHPLEDVCDLLLSTLHHPDNHDDVALLIARAQPQA